The sequence ATTCCCGCATTGCCTTAGGTGTTGTCATCAATAGTGAGCATTATTGCGAGCAACCTAAGAGAATTTAAAAATACTTTTGTTACTGGATATTGTATACATAATTCACTCTATCTAATCATCAAAACGAGACTTGAACATAAAATGAGCATTAATCACCTCCTTATTGTGCTGGGTAAGCGACTTAATGAGAATAAATTGACTGATGGAGGAATCAGTCGAGTTGATGCTTTAGTTGGGTATCTGGCGGAGCTTTTGGTCGAAGAGTCGAATCAGCAAACGGCCGTTGCATTTTGTGGCGGGGTAACAAAGGGGCAAACTCTCTCTGAAGCGGATGCAATGCACCAGTATTTTCGAGAACTTGAAGCTCAGCGCGAACATCCATTTAACTTAGGTGCAATCTTACTTGAGCAACGCTCAACAAATACGGTGGAGAACATTCAGAATTTGGCTTCTGAAATGATCGAGAGCGGGTTGTTTACTCGCGGGCAGAGTGTGAAAGTAACGTTTGTTTCTAACGATTATCACTTGCAACGTATCTTTGAGATTCAAGCGTTGATGGACGAGCAAGGCCTGCTTAAGGTGCTTATCGAAAAGTGTTCAGCACTTGGAGTCGATTTGCAGATAGATTGCCTGTTAGAGGCTCATGTTGCAGTGCCATACCCACATCAAAGTGCTCAAGGGCAATTGTTTCTGTTAATGGATGTACTGACGACCTATCGAGTTTATCTTGAAGGTGTTTGTGCGGGCGTATTTAAGCGAGATTTGGAGTTGGTGAGGCGGGAGCCAGAAAGACTGTCTTTGGAAGCACTGATAGCCGTAAAGGAACTCGTTGGGTGTTCATCTCACTTTGACATTGTGGCCGGTTTACTCCCCGTATTGGGGCGCTGTATCCAGCAGACTTCAGTGGATGCCGACATAAAAAAAGTCAGGGAATACCTAGCTCTACTAGATACTAACCTGACTTTATTGAATCGTTATTTAGATCCAGAATCCGATCACACACATCGCTGGTGGCGATAGGTGATCATTTCTTTCTCGTGATGCCAATAACGGTCTTTAAACTAGCAAAGGCAATCAGACAGTAAGCTAGAAGCTCAGTGCCTTCTTCAGCGATATTTTTAACCGCTCGAACGTAATCATCGCCCATAACATTGTGCCAGAAGCTGCCCATGCCAAATAGGCGCGAGAACACCAACAGAAGCATCACGCCAGTCACTAGCAAATTCATGTGTGGGGAAGCAAGAATAAGCGCAAGTTGATCAATGGTTCGTTTACCATTTTTAATCGCATAGAAGATTGCGCTACCAGCAACCAATAGGGCAGGAACAACCCAAGCGCCATGTACAATCTTGTCGAACCAAAAGTCCATTTCACGAATAAACATCACACCGAAAAATGCACTGATGAGCATAGCTGCATGCTTAACTTCGCGCTTCTCTCTTGCTAGATAAGCAAAGGACCCAGACGAGATAATAAGCAGTAACTGCTGCAGCATCTCGGTCACCGAGATCTCACCAACATTGCCATTCAACAATACGAAATCAATTCGAAGCGCAAGGTTTGCGACAATACCAATCGCTAAAACAATGAGAGCGGTTTGGCAGCGTTTGTAGATCACTTGAGATGTCGACTGAGAAAGGGTGAACTCTGGCAGTTCAAATGACATTTGAGTTTGTTCTTTCGTTTTTGATTGGCTTTTCATAATAATTCTATGTGTAAAATTTTGTAACAGGCGGGCATTCTATCGGTGTAGGTTAGGCTAATGTCAGAGCTGCGTCAGAAATAAAACAGTGTTCAATTGGTGTGTGTGTACGGTAAACCGCTGCCTTATGGCAGACAGTCTACGTAACATAATTGAGTTTTTAGGGGGAGGATTTTACAGCTTTGAGATTGGAAACTTGTAATAGAAGTGATTACTTTTCAGTTTCTTGCTCATGGTTATTGCGGTAGTACTCCCACTGTTCAATGCGCTCGCCGTCATCGAATACACAGTAAGTTGTACGCTGATTGTTTTCAGTAACCGTATCTAATTCACCGTCCTGTTGAACACAATAAACCGCTGCTGGGTTAGCGACTGAAACACGTTGGCCTTCGCTATATTCTGCATAGTCGTTTGCACAACCGCCTAATACAACGGCACATACAGCCATCAAACCAATTTTCTTCATGCTTATCTCCTACGTGATAACTCTATAATTGAATGTGTTAAGTTCTACAGAACCAAATGAGAAGCTCTATGAAATGAGTATATTTTAGATTTCAGAAAAGGTTGTCCTAATTTGGTCAAGATATTGAAATAGGTTGATATTTCTTCATGTTTAACGACTTTTTGAGTGTTAGATCAAGCTAAGTGGATTCAAGTTACCGTTGGAATATCCCCGTCCGATCAGTTCTTGTTGGCGGTTGTGAGCCTCGAATCTATTGATGATTATGATATGATGCCGCCAAATTCAGTAGAGCAGTCAGAATCATGAGACACCTAAAAACAACCATTCACCCTGATATCGACCATCTAGACAATAAAACGGTCTATAAGCGCAATGCTGCCCGTGCCATTGTGTTAGATGGTGAAGACATTCTGATGCTGTATACAGAGCGTTATCACGACTACACCATTCCTGGTGGTGGTTTGGATGAAGGGGAAGATGTGATCGCAGGTATGGTTCGTGAGCTCGAAGAAGAGACTGGCGCGAAGAATATCCATAGCATCAAGCCGTTCGGTATTTTTGAAGAGTTTCGTCCTTGGTACAAAGACGATGCAGACATGATGCACATGATTTCTTACTGCTATTCATGCAAGATTGATCGTGATCTTGGTGAAACAGCTTACGAAGATTATGAAGTGAAAAACGGGATGAAACCGGTGTGGATGAATATTCATGAAGCGATCGCTCATAA is a genomic window of Vibrio crassostreae containing:
- a CDS encoding YdcF family protein, which translates into the protein MSINHLLIVLGKRLNENKLTDGGISRVDALVGYLAELLVEESNQQTAVAFCGGVTKGQTLSEADAMHQYFRELEAQREHPFNLGAILLEQRSTNTVENIQNLASEMIESGLFTRGQSVKVTFVSNDYHLQRIFEIQALMDEQGLLKVLIEKCSALGVDLQIDCLLEAHVAVPYPHQSAQGQLFLLMDVLTTYRVYLEGVCAGVFKRDLELVRREPERLSLEALIAVKELVGCSSHFDIVAGLLPVLGRCIQQTSVDADIKKVREYLALLDTNLTLLNRYLDPESDHTHRWWR
- a CDS encoding NUDIX hydrolase, which produces MRHLKTTIHPDIDHLDNKTVYKRNAARAIVLDGEDILMLYTERYHDYTIPGGGLDEGEDVIAGMVRELEEETGAKNIHSIKPFGIFEEFRPWYKDDADMMHMISYCYSCKIDRDLGETAYEDYEVKNGMKPVWMNIHEAIAHNEKTMAESPKKGMSIERETFLLHLIAKEML
- a CDS encoding putative hemolysin produces the protein MKKIGLMAVCAVVLGGCANDYAEYSEGQRVSVANPAAVYCVQQDGELDTVTENNQRTTYCVFDDGERIEQWEYYRNNHEQETEK